A genomic segment from Glycine max cultivar Williams 82 chromosome 1, Glycine_max_v4.0, whole genome shotgun sequence encodes:
- the LOC113002205 gene encoding LEAF RUST 10 DISEASE-RESISTANCEUS RECEPTOR-LIKE PROTEIN KINASE-like 1.1 has product MKQLPQQGQWTNQVQLQQTNSALPGVDIMSNGIRRTQSQTKFNYNKLIQLMLNQSFGFSRLLPNDVSHVSTAPQGSLGYLDPQYFQLYRLKDKSDVYSFGVVLIELISSMATVDAAKERDEANLANLAMKKMQNVKLSELVDQSFGFESDQVVKRILTSVAGLAFRCVQRDNELSPSMDEVLEALNNFQNENYESENLEKEDDDGVISSTSSTEVHPPQPASQDSGQVGILMNNKLPSSLNSLTEKLEGWYVDLELAKRVRIMHIQVLISYEIL; this is encoded by the exons ATGAAACAACTTCCACAACAAGGCCAATGGACAAACCAAGTTCAACTACAACAAACTAATTCAGCTTTACCTGGAGTTGATATAATGAGTAATGGCATTAGAAGAACTCAAAGCCAAACCAAGTTCAACTACAACAAACTAATTCAGCTTATGCTCAACCAAA GTTTTGGGTTTTCAAGATTGCTCCCCAATGATGTAAGCCATGTCTCCACAGCTCCACAAGGGTCTCTAGGGTATCTTGACCCTCAATATTTCCAATTGTACAGGCTCAAGGACAAGAGTGATGTGTATAGCTTTGGGGTTGTACTTATTGAGCTGATATCATCCATGGCAACAGTTGATGCAGCCAAGGAAAGAGATGAAGCTAACTTGGCAAATCTTGCCATGAAAAAGATGCAAAATGTAAAGCTTAGTGAGCTTGTAGACCAATCCTTTGGGTTTGAGTCAGACCAAGTAGTTAAAAGGATACTAACTTCAGTAGCAGGGTTGGCCTTTCGGTGTGTGCAAAGAGACAATGAATTAAGTCCTTCTATGGATGAAGTTCTGGAAGCACTcaacaattttcaaaatgagAATTATGAGTCTGAGAATCtagagaaagaagatgatgatggtgTTATCTCTTCCACTTCATCCACCGAAGTACATCCACCCCAGCCAGCTTCACAGGACTCGGGTCAAGTTGgaattttaatgaataataagCTACCAAGTTCACTGAATTCCTTGACTGAGAAACTGGAAGGGTGGTACGTGGATCTAGAACTGGCTAAAAGAGTTAGAATCATGCATATACAAGTTTTAATtagttatgaaattttataa